The proteins below come from a single Anderseniella sp. Alg231-50 genomic window:
- a CDS encoding rhomboid family intramembrane serine protease, protein MSDADQQQAPVRVRLTEDGELARAYALTLTAMDMRALLASEEGGYAVYVAPEDELRATWELDQYDSENATGAAAGKKPFVKPAIVVSFSTTALAYAAVLLFFFGAARRGTFSTDWAGEGAMVAHHVTSDLELWRTVTALTLHLDLGHIASNLAFGIIFVWLLAKETGPGIAWASTVLAGAAGNWLNALWQAPTHTSIGASTAVFAAVGLLAALRHRWRPPEFSLRYWAPLGGGIMLMAFLGFGDGNTDIGAHICGFAAGLAGGYWMSRKDKAWFGDEQRQVDGLKLTAYTIAGAWALALMF, encoded by the coding sequence TTGAGCGATGCTGATCAACAACAAGCTCCTGTCCGGGTTCGCCTGACCGAGGACGGCGAACTGGCTCGTGCCTATGCGCTGACCCTGACCGCCATGGACATGCGCGCCCTGCTGGCGTCGGAAGAGGGCGGTTATGCGGTCTACGTGGCACCGGAAGACGAGCTGCGCGCCACCTGGGAACTGGACCAGTATGACAGCGAGAACGCCACAGGCGCCGCTGCCGGCAAAAAACCCTTCGTCAAGCCGGCCATTGTAGTCTCGTTCTCTACGACAGCACTGGCCTATGCGGCTGTGCTGCTGTTCTTCTTCGGTGCTGCACGTCGCGGCACATTTTCAACCGACTGGGCCGGCGAAGGCGCCATGGTGGCTCATCACGTCACTTCCGACCTTGAGCTGTGGCGCACGGTCACTGCGCTGACCCTGCATCTTGACCTCGGCCACATTGCCAGCAACCTGGCCTTCGGCATTATTTTCGTGTGGTTGCTGGCCAAGGAAACCGGCCCCGGCATCGCCTGGGCCTCGACCGTGCTGGCCGGTGCTGCCGGCAACTGGCTCAACGCCTTGTGGCAGGCACCCACCCACACATCCATCGGCGCATCAACGGCGGTATTCGCCGCTGTCGGCCTGCTCGCGGCGCTGCGCCACAGGTGGCGGCCGCCGGAGTTTTCACTGCGCTACTGGGCGCCGCTGGGCGGCGGCATCATGCTGATGGCATTCCTGGGGTTCGGCGACGGCAACACCGACATCGGCGCCCACATATGCGGGTTCGCCGCCGGTCTGGCCGGTGGCTACTGGATGTCGCGCAAGGACAAGGCCTGGTTCGGCGACGAACAGCGCCAGGTAGACGGGCTGAAACTCACCGCGTACACAATCGCCGGTGCGTGGGCGCTGGCGTTGATGTTTTAG
- a CDS encoding methyltransferase, with protein MITPDDELAEAYNEALALEKAGDHAAAAKAYARVLALDPDDHGGAAVRLAAMGLGDTPERAPEAYVEMLFDQHAAVFDDILVDQLGYHVPLLMRQALLDHAPGPYARLLDLGCGTGLAGVALADMSSNRTGIDLSANMIDLAAEHELYDELYVGDAVSFVEEVDDEPWDLVAATDVLPYLGGVAALFAGVKRISTANAVFGFSTEVLPDEVMGTHDFMVGPHQRFVHKLTYIETALNVAGFTLLHASDITVRHEEGTPQPGHLVLARVG; from the coding sequence ATGATCACTCCCGACGACGAACTGGCGGAAGCCTACAACGAAGCCCTGGCGCTGGAAAAGGCCGGTGACCATGCCGCGGCTGCGAAAGCCTATGCCCGCGTGCTGGCTCTCGATCCGGACGATCATGGCGGTGCGGCAGTGCGGCTGGCCGCCATGGGGCTCGGCGATACGCCTGAGCGCGCGCCGGAAGCCTATGTGGAAATGCTGTTCGACCAGCATGCCGCCGTGTTCGACGACATTCTGGTCGACCAGCTCGGCTATCATGTGCCACTGCTGATGCGCCAGGCGCTGCTGGATCATGCACCCGGCCCCTATGCCCGCCTGCTCGACCTTGGCTGCGGCACCGGGCTGGCGGGCGTTGCACTGGCCGACATGTCGTCCAATCGCACCGGCATCGATCTGTCCGCCAACATGATCGACCTTGCCGCCGAGCATGAGCTCTATGACGAGCTTTACGTGGGCGATGCGGTCAGCTTCGTGGAAGAGGTGGACGACGAGCCGTGGGACCTGGTTGCGGCCACCGACGTGCTGCCCTACCTGGGCGGCGTGGCAGCGCTGTTTGCCGGCGTTAAGCGCATCAGCACCGCCAATGCGGTGTTCGGGTTTTCAACCGAAGTGCTGCCGGACGAGGTCATGGGAACGCACGATTTCATGGTCGGCCCGCACCAGCGTTTCGTCCACAAACTTACCTATATCGAGACGGCCCTGAACGTGGCGGGCTTTACCCTGCTGCATGCAAGCGATATTACGGTGCGCCATGAAGAAGGCACACCGCAGCCGGGCCACCTGGTGCTGGCCAGAGTGGGCTAG
- a CDS encoding LysR substrate-binding domain-containing protein, which produces MKRGRLPLTALRSFEAAGRLENITKAAAELYVSQAAVSRQVRELETILGQKLFERQHRRIRLTPAGSTLLGVLTDGFDRMEDCIKLLSETRETAVLTVSVEPGFAAMWLVQNLADFRTEYPAIDVNVDADGRLIEFRSGDAELAIRFSCERSKWPRTQAKRLYDINLTPVASPDLLARTGVPKHPADLRQYTLLHEEDRILWQEWFAAAQVAHDPIQHGPLFADGGLVMQAMLDGQGIGILDKRLVAREVANGRLVQLFDVPLQFGTYWLVARDFSKLSPPGANFADWLTARLGS; this is translated from the coding sequence ATGAAACGGGGACGACTGCCCCTGACCGCCCTGCGCAGCTTTGAAGCGGCCGGCCGGCTGGAGAACATCACCAAGGCGGCAGCGGAACTGTATGTCTCGCAAGCCGCCGTCAGCCGCCAGGTGCGCGAACTGGAAACTATCCTCGGGCAGAAGCTGTTTGAGCGGCAGCACCGGCGCATAAGGCTGACACCGGCGGGATCGACACTGCTTGGTGTCCTGACCGACGGCTTCGACCGGATGGAAGACTGCATCAAGCTGCTGTCGGAAACCCGGGAAACTGCCGTGCTGACGGTCAGTGTCGAGCCCGGCTTTGCCGCCATGTGGCTGGTGCAGAACCTGGCCGACTTCCGCACTGAATACCCGGCCATAGACGTGAATGTGGACGCGGATGGCCGCCTGATCGAATTCCGCTCCGGCGACGCGGAACTGGCCATCCGGTTCAGTTGCGAAAGATCGAAATGGCCGCGCACCCAAGCGAAGCGGCTTTACGATATCAACCTGACACCGGTCGCTTCGCCCGACCTTCTGGCCAGAACCGGCGTTCCCAAACATCCCGCCGATCTGCGTCAGTACACCTTGCTGCATGAGGAAGACCGCATCTTATGGCAGGAATGGTTTGCCGCAGCACAGGTTGCACATGATCCGATCCAGCACGGGCCCCTGTTCGCCGATGGCGGGCTGGTCATGCAGGCCATGCTGGACGGCCAGGGCATCGGAATTCTGGACAAGCGCCTGGTTGCCCGGGAAGTGGCAAACGGCCGCCTGGTGCAACTGTTCGACGTTCCGTTGCAATTCGGCACCTACTGGCTGGTGGCGCGCGATTTTTCAAAATTGTCCCCGCCCGGTGCTAATTTCGCTGACTGGCTCACGGCGCGTCTGGGTTCGTGA
- a CDS encoding nucleotidyltransferase domain-containing protein encodes MDNSANTVLSILDTLAGAGFATCLFGGWAEEVLKLTRPRKHSDIDLLLVAPSWEMLVHHNPLSGLGFTEIPAKRFPHKRAYICLDLMVELFLVKPNGDRLKTLFWGDLPYVWSSPLCCEGTLAGTAIQCTSIENMVRFRAEHYSLQPWRWETFPQDTH; translated from the coding sequence ATGGACAATAGTGCAAATACCGTTTTGTCGATTCTGGATACGCTGGCCGGAGCGGGTTTTGCGACCTGTCTTTTTGGTGGCTGGGCAGAGGAAGTTCTGAAGCTTACGCGCCCGCGCAAGCATTCAGACATAGACTTGTTGCTCGTGGCACCGTCATGGGAAATGCTGGTGCACCACAATCCGCTGTCAGGTCTGGGCTTCACGGAAATTCCGGCTAAGCGGTTTCCGCACAAGCGTGCCTATATCTGTCTGGACCTGATGGTTGAACTGTTTCTGGTTAAACCAAATGGAGACAGGCTGAAGACATTGTTCTGGGGCGATCTACCCTATGTCTGGTCGTCACCTCTTTGCTGCGAGGGCACTCTCGCGGGCACGGCAATCCAGTGCACATCCATCGAAAACATGGTTCGATTTCGGGCGGAGCATTATTCCCTTCAACCCTGGCGATGGGAGACTTTTCCCCAGGACACCCATTAA
- the blaOXA gene encoding class D beta-lactamase, translating into MKTPLFASLSLIVLLAQPVHAKTVCTVVADAASGQAISKAGDCDTRATPASTFKLALALIGFDAGIIKAANAPKLPFKEGYVAWGGDNWRQDTTPKRWMKYSVVWYSQHMTRKLGAAAITGYLEKFDYGNADFSGDKGRNNALERAWIGSSLKISPMEQVRFLSRMLNRKLPVKTDTFQQTSSIVEAVALDGGWLVRGKTGLAYPRRADGSFDRARGTGWFVGWATKGDRQVVFARLIKDEKRHSTGASRRARASLLEDLPDLVGN; encoded by the coding sequence TCATTGTCCCTAATTGTCCTGTTGGCCCAGCCTGTTCATGCAAAAACCGTTTGTACTGTGGTCGCCGACGCAGCAAGCGGGCAGGCGATCAGCAAGGCCGGCGATTGCGATACGCGCGCCACGCCGGCTTCCACATTCAAGCTTGCGCTTGCCCTTATCGGATTCGACGCCGGTATCATCAAGGCCGCGAATGCCCCGAAACTCCCGTTCAAGGAGGGATATGTCGCCTGGGGCGGCGACAACTGGCGGCAGGACACGACGCCAAAGCGATGGATGAAATATTCCGTCGTCTGGTACTCGCAGCATATGACCAGGAAACTCGGCGCCGCCGCCATCACGGGGTACCTGGAAAAGTTCGATTACGGCAATGCCGATTTCTCCGGTGACAAGGGCCGGAACAACGCCCTTGAGCGCGCCTGGATCGGGTCATCGCTCAAGATTTCACCCATGGAGCAGGTTCGCTTCCTGTCCCGGATGCTGAACCGCAAACTGCCGGTAAAGACCGATACCTTCCAGCAGACTTCGAGCATCGTGGAAGCTGTCGCGCTGGACGGCGGCTGGCTGGTACGCGGTAAAACCGGCCTCGCCTATCCCCGGCGGGCTGATGGAAGTTTCGACCGGGCACGAGGCACGGGCTGGTTCGTCGGGTGGGCAACGAAAGGTGACAGGCAAGTGGTATTTGCGCGGCTGATCAAGGACGAAAAACGCCACTCGACAGGTGCATCTCGAAGAGCGCGGGCCAGCCTGCTCGAAGACTTGCCGGATCTGGTTGGAAACTAG